One Chaetodon trifascialis isolate fChaTrf1 chromosome 21, fChaTrf1.hap1, whole genome shotgun sequence genomic window carries:
- the fbrs gene encoding autism susceptibility gene 2 protein homolog isoform X4, protein MEGPSRSTGFRQSRRSRSQRDRERRRRRVDLAEERATSLSSGSDREARGTNSVLGPGGRECRPSFGRHRPPRRRKRESVSCEEDVIDGFAIASFISLEALEMDCSLKPSQRTDMLGRRNKGKRGPEENGGGPLSEPEEGAPHSYSSSCWNKSRNKRRRIEGHPLETGYICDTESDTGDKASDNDMDPVFTVSTRKVVEPAPSNMGASMGKSCPPLPARCGGVSRLMVTPRVSGLERSQEKSLEQHFPEPVSSSTSSVPFSCLPSSVTAPGTVPRSSPLNGNNSHHNGSPPLSKPTPFLTLPGRSHSIYNISNRSSTPVKLPSSASSVASSSSSMRPPTPSTSVSLTYIRSSGSSGPLRPPSRASSGALFTSSPGLPPPPPLLQGPANSTAAEREGRRSVPGAENNAAAAGRSTPGGPSASNSAPGSSGRTSQNQPSIPPLAFQFHQHNHQHQHTHTHQHFTPFLHSTATAPPLFDKYPGKMDGLYRHSFFPQYPPPSVPSIQPVIPPTGPFSSLQGAFQPKPLVPQGTGPDITARLGVVPHHLQPKDPRLTDPFGTTLKISNKPGKWCAMHVYVAWMILSHQKKVKLMQADPHKLDFRSDLLARLPGAGGLGPLGPMGGALPPTHDLTRPPSLFSATGPVNPSSAPFISPSTPHSSFLAPTAHLDPYGRSPPFTPLGALGSGAFGGLGSPTLASSVFGPKDSPANVVGGLPNPNHHDPWNRLQGGPSGFPAGPSWAKGPDRRDDRERGKEGERRDVPHIKDEKDRDNMLYGRQPVRMSPVAPSFKPRSSTPVSHINGHSSALGGSSGPIEDLTRSLNRDRDRERDRDGDKRSLPTVSSRGLPLGSSSLVADRDRPRSSSSSALTTPPPSNRSAPSPLDLYPRQLAQTAHGLHNEPSHSQRDGSLSSSSAATASVTSLSQAKKSDRTTTPVSKPSLLLPPVKVKEERKEEPEHIPITLPPPAPNHSFDRPNSHPHHPGSGTPSSSLSLTPTPGVPLLTHTPNHPPTHPHLSLLDRSRAIEAYLGSTAGAAGLVVGPGGERFSHGPGQGPPQGPHSFTWDPWRELAAQQQHHHRREALALRSDPHLALRSDPHLARLLQHQRLLEAERVAAVAAAAAAAAPHHPPTSTSAASTSGVRQEFGLMAHHFDRPPHLGPPGGLTDEEQRAQILREDFERARYFGMHPHLPAGSHLSSPSHAATAAHLEQLHPGLLSHSLPPGASPASQHHAGLYARLGPLNPHHAANGILAKSPAGLVGALAVGAPPPLIPSITSRSSTPPRSSRLGGPGELALYSAHKDAESR, encoded by the exons ATGGAGGGCCCGAGCCGAAGCACTGGATTCAGGCAGAGCCGACGGTCCCGTTCACAGCGCGACAGGGAGcggcggaggaggagagtggaCCTGGCGGAGGAGCGGGCCACATCCCTGTCCTCGGGCTCCGATCGGGAGGCTCGTGGGACAAACAGTGTCCTGGGTCCCGGTGGTCGAGAATGCCGGCCCAGTTTTGGGAGACACAGGCCTCCACGTCGGAGGAAGAGGGAGTCGGTGTCCTGCGAGGAAGATGTCATTGACGGCTTCGCTATTGCGAGCTTTATCAGCTTGGAGGCACTGGAG ATGGACTGCTCTCTGAAGCCCAGTCAGCGCACTGATATGCTGGGAAGGAGGAACAAGGGGAAGAGAGGGCCAGAGGAGAACGGCGGAGGGCCGCTGTCCGAGCCGGAGGAAGGAGCCCCGCACAGCtactccagcagctgttggaaCAAGAGTCGGAATAAGAGAAGACGGATAGAG GGGCATCCTTTGGAGACTGGCTACATT TGTGACACTGAGAGTGATACAGGAGACAAG GCCTCCGACAATGACATGGACCCCGTCTTCACAGTCAGTACTAGAAAAG TTGTGGAACCCGCCCCCTCAAACATGGGCGCATCCATGGGTAAAAGCTGCCCGCCTCTACCGGCACGCTGCGGCGGTGTGTCACGGTTGATGGTGACCCCGAGAGTGTCCGGCCTGGAGCGAAGCCAGGAGAAAAGCCTGGAGCAGCACTTCCCGGAgcctgtttcttcttctaccTCTTCTGTCCCCTTCTCCTGCCTGCCTTCCTCGGTCACGGCCCCTGGCACGGTCCCCCGGTCCAGCCCGCTCAATGGCAACAACAGCCATCACAACGGCAGCCCGCCACTCTCCAAACCCACACCCTTCCTCACTTTGCCTGGACGATCTCACTCCATCTACAACATCAGCAACAG gaGCAGCACCCCTGTCAAACTTCCCTCATCTGCTTCATCTGTtgcatcctcctcatcctccatgcGCCCCCCGACTCCCTCCACCAGTGTGTCGCTGACCTACATCAGGAGCTCAGGATCCTCAGGGCCCCTCCGACCCCCATCCCGAGCCAGCTCTGGGGCCCTGTTCACATCCTCGCCCGGcctgcctccacctccacctctgctgcaaGGTCCTGCAAACTCCACTGCAGCAG AACGCGAGGGCAGACGCAGTGTCCCGGGGGCTGAGAACAACGCGGCGGCCGCGGGCCGCTCCACTCCCGGTGGTCCGTCGGCATCGAACTCGGCGCCGGGCTCGTCGGGCCGGACGTCTCAGAACCAGCCGAGCATCCCGCCCCTGGCCTTCCAGTTCCATCAGCACAACCACCAGCaccaacacacgcacacgcaccaACACTTCACGCCCTTCCTGCACTCCACAGCCACCGCGCCGCCTCTG TTCGATAAGTATCCCGGCAAAATGGACGGGCTGTACCGACACTCT TTCTTCCCACAATACCCGCCGCCCTCAGTGCCGAGTATCCAGCCTGTGATTCCTCCCACTGGGCCTTTCAGCTCTTTGCAAGGAGCATTTCAGCCAAAG cCTCTTGTCCCTCAGGGAACGGGTCCTGACATAACTGCGCGTCTCGGGGTTGTACCTCACCACCTGCAGCCCAAAGACCCCAGG CTAACTGATCCATTTGGGACAACGTTGAAAATCAGTAAT AAACCAGGAAAATGGTGTGCTATGCATGTATATGTGGCCTGGATGATTCTAAGCCATCAGAAAAAAGTAAAG CTGATGCAGGCTGATCCTCACAAGTTGGACTTCCGTAGTGACCTGCTGGCCCGTCTTCCTGGAGCCGGGGGACTGGGCCCCCTTGGGCCCATGGGAGGAGCCCTGCCTCCCACTCATGACCTGACCAGGCCTCCCAGTCTGTTCTCAGCCACAG GTCCAGTCAATCCGTCCTCAGCTCCATTCATCTCCCCATCAACGCCCCACTCCTCTTTCCTCGCACCCACTGCACACTTGG ATCCATATGGCCGATCCCCACCCTTCACCCCGCTGGGAGCCCTTGGTTCTGGTGCCTTTGGAGGACTTGGCAGCCCAACACTGG CAAGCTCTGTGTTTGGCCCAAAAGATTCACCAGCTAACGTGGTTGGAGGCTTGCCCAACCCCAACCATCATGACCCATGGAACCGTCTGCAGGGTGGCCCATCTGGGTTCCCCGCCGGCCCCAGCTGGGCTAAAGGGCCAGACAGGCGGGACGACCGGGAGCGAGGGAAGGAAGGCGAGAGAAGAGACGTCCCCCACATCAAGGACGAAAAGGACAG GGACAATATGCTGTATGGCCGACAACCTGTGAGAATGTCTCCAGTTGCCCCCTCCTTCAAGCCCCGCAGTAGCACCCCAGTTTCCCACATCAACGGCCACAGCAGTGCCCTGGGGGGCAGTAGTGGGCCTATCGAGGACCTGACACGCAGCTTAAATAGAGACAGAGACCGCGAGcgagacagagacggagacaagAGGTCGCTGCCAACAGTGTCTTCACGGGGGCTGCCTCTTGGCTCTTCATCTTTAGTAGCAGACAGGGACAGACCACGGTCTTCCTCATCTTCTGCGCTCACTACACCTCCACCTTCCAACCGCTCAGCCCCGTCTCCTTTGGACCTTTACCCCCGCCAGCTGGCCCAGACGGCACACGGCCTCCACAACGAACCCTCGCACTCCCAAAGAGACGGCagcctctcttcttcctccgcGGCAACTGCCTCTGTCACTTCTTTGTCTCAGGCCAAGAAGTCGGACCGGACCACGACACCTGTCTCCAAACCTTCCCTGCTCCTCCCGCCAGTTAAAGTCAAAGAGGAGCGGAAAGAGGAGCCGGAGCACATCCCCATCACCCTGCCTCCTCCGGCGCCCAACCACAGCTTTGACCGCCCCAACAGCCATCCACACCACCCTGGTTCTGGTaccccttcctcttctttatcACTGACTCCCACTCCTGGCGTTCCTCTCCTGACACACACTCCAAACCACCCTCCTACCCACCCACACCTTTCCCTGCTGGACCGCTCCAGGGCCATTGAAGCGTATCTGGGGAGCACGGCGGGTGCTGCAGGGTTGGTAGTGGGTCCAGGAGGAGAACGTTTTTCCCATGGTCCAGGCCAAGGGCCACCACAGGGTCCACATAGCTTCACCTGGGACCCCTGGAGGGAGCTTgcggctcagcagcagcaccatcatcGCAGGGAGGCTTTGGCACTTCGATCAGACCCCCACCTGGCCCTGCGATCCGATCCACATTTGGCCCGACTGCTCCAGCATCAGCGCCTtctggaggcagagagggttGCAGCTGTAGCAGctgcagccgcagcagccgCCCCTCACCACCCTCCAACATCTACCTCTGCTGCCTCCACCTCTGGAGTTCGCCAGGAGTTCGGCCTAATGGCCCATCACTTTGACCGCCCTCCTCACCTTGGACCCCCAGGAGGACTGACTGATGAGGAGCAGCGTGCCCAGATCCTGAGGGAAGACTTTGAGCGGGCTCGCTACTTCGGGATGCACCCGCATCTCCCTGCTGGCTCTCACCTCTCAAGCCCCTCTCATGCTGCTACTGCCGCTCACCTGGAGCAGCTCCACCCCGGCCTTCTCTCCCACTCGCTCCCCCCCGGAGCCTCTCCTGCTTCCCAGCACCACGCTGGCCTCTACGCCCGTCTAGGCCCACTGAACCCGCACCACGCGGCCAACGGCATCCTGGCAAAATCCCCTGCAGGTTTGGTGGGAGCTCTGGCAGTGGGGGCGCCGCCTCCACTCATTCCGTCCATCACCAGCCGGTCGTCCACGCCTCCCCGCAGCTCTAGACTTGGAGGGCCAGGTGAGCTGGCACTGTACAGCGCCCACAAAGACGCAGAGTCCAGATAG